From Sulfuricella sp., a single genomic window includes:
- a CDS encoding 3-deoxy-7-phosphoheptulonate synthase, translated as MILILAQDISSESPEFRQLMDRLNALPNIRTRVHREQGARQTLTEIYLIGDTAALSLEDMKTLPGVERAVRVSEEYRVLGRHKDDDRPTHFEYNGVRFGQDTLNIFAGLCAVDTPQHVEEMLRALRDHGQVCTRMGAYKPRTSPYAFQGHGKECLPWVFELAGKYGIKVIAMEITHESHADEIREALHQTGNPTGVMLQIGTRNTQNFELLKIVGRQQEFPVLFKRGFGITLDESLNAAEYLASEGNRKVVFGLRGMKTNMGDPHRNFVDFAHVPVVKRLTRMPVCIDPSHSVGARSRAPDGLLDVFHVTAQGVIAGANMILVDFHPEPGTALVDGPQALLMKELPHFIEDIQLARETYLKREALASRYQQK; from the coding sequence ATGATACTGATCCTCGCCCAGGACATCTCCAGCGAAAGCCCGGAATTCCGGCAGCTCATGGACCGCCTCAATGCCCTGCCCAATATCCGCACCCGGGTCCACCGCGAACAGGGCGCCCGGCAGACCCTCACCGAAATCTACCTGATCGGCGACACGGCTGCCCTTTCCCTTGAGGACATGAAAACCCTGCCGGGCGTGGAACGCGCCGTGCGCGTTTCCGAGGAATACCGCGTGCTGGGCCGCCACAAGGACGACGACCGGCCCACGCACTTCGAGTACAACGGCGTGCGTTTCGGGCAGGACACGCTCAACATCTTTGCCGGCCTGTGCGCGGTGGACACGCCGCAGCACGTGGAGGAGATGCTCAGGGCGCTGCGCGACCACGGCCAGGTGTGCACCCGCATGGGCGCCTACAAGCCGCGCACCAGCCCCTACGCCTTCCAGGGGCACGGCAAGGAATGCCTGCCCTGGGTGTTCGAACTGGCGGGCAAGTACGGCATCAAGGTGATCGCCATGGAAATCACCCACGAATCCCATGCTGATGAAATCCGCGAGGCCCTGCACCAGACCGGCAATCCCACCGGGGTGATGCTGCAGATCGGCACGCGCAACACGCAGAATTTCGAGCTCTTGAAAATCGTCGGCCGCCAGCAGGAGTTTCCGGTGCTGTTCAAGCGCGGTTTCGGCATCACCCTGGACGAATCCCTCAATGCCGCCGAATACCTGGCTTCGGAAGGCAACAGGAAAGTCGTGTTCGGGCTGCGCGGCATGAAAACCAATATGGGCGACCCGCACCGCAACTTCGTGGATTTCGCCCACGTGCCGGTGGTCAAACGCCTCACCCGCATGCCGGTATGCATCGACCCGTCCCACTCGGTCGGCGCCCGCTCACGCGCCCCGGACGGCTTGCTGGATGTATTCCATGTCACCGCCCAGGGCGTGATCGCCGGCGCCAACATGATCCTGGTGGATTTTCACCCGGAGCCGGGCACTGCGCTGGTAGACGGCCCGCAGGCCCTGCTGATGAAGGAGCTGCCGCACTTCATCGAAGACATACAACTGGCGCGCGAAACCTATCTCAAGCGCGAAGCGCTGGCGAGCCGTTACCAGCAGAAATAA
- a CDS encoding peptidylprolyl isomerase: protein MVKLQTNFGTITLDLDAEKAPETVANFLQYVNDGFYNGTIFHRVIDGFMIQGGGFMPDMMQKATRDTIKNEATNGLKNDIYTIAMARTPNPHSASSQFFINAGDNSFLNFTAETPQGWGYCVFGKVVEGQDVIDKIKKVRTGNKAGHQDVPVEPVIIESAEAV from the coding sequence ATGGTTAAGCTGCAAACCAACTTTGGCACCATCACCCTCGATCTCGACGCCGAAAAGGCTCCGGAAACCGTTGCCAACTTTCTCCAGTACGTGAACGACGGCTTCTACAATGGCACCATCTTCCACCGCGTGATTGACGGCTTCATGATCCAGGGCGGCGGCTTCATGCCCGACATGATGCAGAAAGCCACGCGCGACACGATCAAGAATGAAGCCACCAACGGCCTGAAGAATGATATTTACACCATCGCCATGGCACGCACACCCAACCCGCATTCGGCTTCTTCCCAGTTTTTCATCAATGCAGGGGATAACAGCTTCCTCAATTTCACCGCCGAAACACCACAAGGCTGGGGCTACTGCGTGTTCGGCAAGGTCGTGGAAGGCCAGGACGTGATCGACAAGATCAAGAAAGTCCGCACCGGCAACAAGGCCGGGCATCAGGACGTGCCGGTTGAACCAGTGATCATCGAAAGCGCCGAGGCCGTTTAG
- a CDS encoding UDP-2,3-diacylglucosamine diphosphatase gives MPHSLFISDLHLSADHPESASAFSGFLASTAPQAEALYILGDLFEYWAGDDDIHDPFNQQVIQALARLHANGVKIYLLHGNRDFLMGEALAAACGARLLPDPSLIRIHGTPTLLMHGDTLCTDDTDYMAFRAQVRTPGWQANFLAQPLAQRKAQIEQLRAQSKQAQSRKTAEIMDVNAGSVTNTLRNHGYPRLIHGHTHRPARHEHEVDQHRCERWVLPDWYDQGGYLRCDESGCEAIKIQHG, from the coding sequence ATGCCTCACAGCCTGTTCATCTCCGATCTGCATCTGAGCGCGGATCACCCGGAAAGCGCTTCCGCCTTTTCCGGATTTCTCGCCAGCACCGCGCCACAAGCCGAAGCCCTGTATATCCTCGGGGACCTGTTTGAATACTGGGCCGGTGATGACGACATTCACGACCCCTTCAACCAGCAGGTAATCCAGGCACTCGCAAGGCTGCATGCAAATGGCGTGAAGATCTACCTGCTGCACGGCAACCGCGACTTTCTCATGGGCGAGGCCCTGGCTGCCGCCTGCGGCGCACGGTTATTACCCGACCCCAGCCTGATCAGAATTCACGGCACCCCGACCCTGCTCATGCATGGCGACACCCTGTGCACAGACGACACTGATTACATGGCATTCCGCGCCCAGGTCCGCACGCCCGGCTGGCAGGCGAATTTTCTGGCCCAGCCGCTGGCCCAGCGCAAGGCCCAGATCGAACAACTGCGCGCGCAAAGCAAACAGGCGCAAAGCCGGAAAACCGCGGAAATTATGGACGTCAACGCCGGATCTGTTACAAATACGCTCAGGAACCACGGTTATCCGCGCCTGATTCACGGCCACACCCACCGTCCGGCGCGGCATGAACACGAAGTTGACCAGCATCGCTGCGAACGCTGGGTGCTGCCCGACTGGTACGATCAGGGCGGCTATCTGCGCTGCGACGAAAGCGGCTGCGAAGCGATTAAGATTCAGCATGGCTAA
- a CDS encoding L,D-transpeptidase family protein, translated as MIKGKPAYFTRTFLLLMLGLAAAPAGGMGDLLPPMQYARSHGNDPEALLVNILLKIRHNQLDTALRDVDALLDSKPNFKLAHLIRGDLLMARAKPLTSFGGADGAGSEQVADFRDEARVRLQRHLEQPPAGKIPKYLLQMQAGQRHAIVVDTARSRLYLFENNNGEPRYVSDYYFTQGKAGAEKFREGDQKTPLGVYFVTSSLPVEKLTDFYGVGAFPLNYPNEWDKRQGKSGHGIWLHGVPKDTYSRAPRASNGCVVLSNPDMTNVGKSLQPGLTPVIISDKVEWVTPEEWRSQRERFKGELEAWRRDWESLDSKRYLSHYSGKFSANGQDFNAFSAQKRQAHAGKSALRVQMSDVSLFQYPGKENLMVVTFTQDYQSSNLNNVMKKRQYWQLENGQWRIMYEGAA; from the coding sequence TTGATTAAAGGCAAACCGGCTTACTTCACGCGCACCTTCCTGCTACTGATGCTGGGGCTGGCCGCAGCACCCGCCGGCGGGATGGGTGACCTGTTGCCGCCCATGCAGTATGCACGCAGCCACGGCAATGACCCTGAAGCGCTGCTGGTCAACATTCTTCTCAAGATCCGGCACAACCAGCTCGACACCGCGCTGCGCGACGTTGACGCGCTGCTCGACAGCAAACCCAATTTCAAACTCGCCCATCTGATCCGCGGCGATCTGCTCATGGCGCGGGCGAAACCGCTGACGTCCTTTGGCGGCGCGGATGGGGCGGGATCAGAACAGGTAGCCGATTTCCGGGATGAAGCACGCGTTCGCCTGCAACGCCACCTTGAACAACCGCCAGCGGGGAAAATCCCCAAATACCTGCTGCAGATGCAAGCCGGACAACGCCACGCCATCGTGGTGGACACCGCCCGTTCACGCCTCTATCTGTTCGAAAACAATAATGGTGAACCGCGCTATGTCAGCGATTACTATTTCACCCAGGGCAAGGCCGGCGCCGAAAAATTTCGCGAGGGCGACCAGAAAACCCCGCTCGGCGTTTATTTCGTCACCTCCAGCCTGCCAGTAGAAAAACTTACCGATTTCTATGGTGTAGGCGCCTTCCCGCTCAACTACCCCAATGAATGGGACAAACGGCAAGGCAAGAGCGGTCACGGCATCTGGCTGCATGGCGTGCCCAAAGACACCTACAGCCGCGCCCCGCGGGCGAGCAACGGCTGTGTGGTGCTCAGCAACCCCGACATGACCAATGTGGGAAAATCGCTACAGCCCGGCCTCACCCCGGTCATCATCAGCGACAAGGTGGAATGGGTCACCCCGGAAGAGTGGCGCAGCCAGCGCGAACGCTTCAAGGGCGAACTGGAAGCCTGGCGCAGGGACTGGGAAAGCCTCGACAGCAAGCGCTATCTCAGCCATTATTCGGGCAAGTTCTCCGCCAACGGCCAGGATTTCAATGCCTTCAGCGCCCAGAAGCGCCAGGCCCATGCGGGCAAATCAGCACTGCGGGTACAAATGTCCGATGTCAGCCTGTTCCAGTACCCGGGCAAGGAAAATCTGATGGTGGTGACTTTCACCCAGGACTACCAGAGCAGTAACCTCAACAATGTCATGAAAAAACGCCAGTACTGGCAGCTGGAAAACGGCCAGTGGCGCATCATGTACGAAGGCGCGGCTTAG
- a CDS encoding FAD/NAD(P)-binding oxidoreductase: protein MNRRNFIQMAGIAAGLSMSSLSVIARAGEVLPKKGRRVVVVGGGYGGTIVSKYIRMSDPSIEVVMIERNKTYVSCPFSNLVIGGTRDLNDNMITYDNLAAKHGIQVVYDEVTGIDVAAKQVRVGAGTISYDRLVLSPGIDFRFDELEGYDPVETPKFMPHAWKAGEQTLRLRKQLVDMADGGTVVLSVPVTPFRCPPGPYERISQIAWHLKNHKPKSKIIVLDANPDIVSKGPLFKKAWEKHYKGIIEFHAGNKVSKVDHKAMTVDTGVEEVKGAVINVVPPQKAGAVAYMAGVVGEDKKWCPVNQVTFESTLVPNVHVIGDACSAGAMPKSGYAANSQAKVCALNVVQLMNGKEPIPPSHVNVCYSYVTDKEAISVSAVYKVAEGKTIAVPNSGGVSPDLSELEGVYARSWIKNILYEMSS from the coding sequence ATGAATCGCAGAAATTTCATTCAAATGGCCGGCATCGCCGCGGGTCTCAGCATGTCTTCCCTTTCAGTCATCGCCCGCGCGGGCGAAGTGCTGCCCAAGAAGGGCCGCCGCGTGGTGGTAGTGGGGGGCGGTTACGGCGGCACCATCGTGTCCAAATACATCCGCATGAGCGACCCTTCCATCGAAGTGGTGATGATCGAGCGCAACAAGACTTATGTATCCTGCCCGTTCAGCAACCTGGTGATCGGTGGCACCCGCGATCTCAATGACAACATGATCACCTACGATAACCTTGCGGCGAAGCATGGTATCCAGGTGGTTTACGATGAAGTGACCGGCATCGATGTGGCCGCAAAACAGGTCAGGGTCGGCGCCGGAACCATCAGCTATGACCGGCTGGTGCTCTCCCCCGGCATCGATTTCCGCTTCGATGAACTGGAAGGCTACGATCCGGTTGAAACGCCGAAATTCATGCCACACGCCTGGAAGGCCGGCGAGCAGACGCTGCGGCTGCGCAAGCAACTGGTGGACATGGCGGATGGCGGCACGGTCGTGCTCTCGGTGCCGGTGACCCCTTTCCGCTGCCCGCCCGGTCCTTACGAGCGTATCAGCCAGATTGCCTGGCACCTCAAGAACCATAAGCCGAAGTCCAAGATCATTGTTCTGGATGCCAATCCGGACATCGTGTCCAAAGGGCCTCTGTTCAAAAAAGCCTGGGAAAAGCACTACAAGGGCATCATCGAGTTCCATGCCGGCAACAAGGTGAGCAAGGTGGACCACAAAGCCATGACGGTGGATACCGGCGTGGAAGAGGTCAAGGGAGCCGTGATCAACGTCGTGCCGCCGCAGAAGGCCGGGGCGGTTGCCTACATGGCCGGTGTGGTGGGTGAGGACAAGAAATGGTGCCCGGTGAATCAGGTCACTTTCGAATCCACCCTGGTGCCCAATGTCCACGTGATCGGCGACGCCTGCAGTGCCGGGGCCATGCCGAAATCGGGCTATGCCGCCAACTCCCAGGCCAAGGTGTGCGCGCTCAACGTGGTTCAGCTGATGAATGGCAAGGAGCCGATTCCGCCTTCACACGTCAATGTCTGCTACAGCTATGTGACCGACAAGGAAGCCATTTCGGTCTCGGCCGTGTACAAGGTGGCGGAGGGCAAAACGATTGCCGTGCCCAATTCAGGCGGGGTGTCTCCTGATCTGTCCGAGCTGGAAGGCGTGTATGCCCGCAGCTGGATCAAGAACATCCTCTACGAAATGTCTTCCTGA
- a CDS encoding peptidylprolyl isomerase, with amino-acid sequence MPHFRSLLALVVLLTSFSAHAATNPQVRIKTNVGEMLIELYPQKAPKTVANFLNYVQDGFYNGTVFHRVINDFMIQGGGFTPALEQKQTQPPIDNEASNGLKNEPGTLAMARGYEPNSANAQFFINLNNNLHLNHYKPEPDYYGYCVFGKVVKGLDVAKKIGAMPTTASGPFKEEVPVEKIVIEEISPIFPAETKQAETPPAVTKKPTKKPLSRKKDVKHG; translated from the coding sequence ATGCCTCATTTCCGCTCCCTGCTGGCCCTTGTGGTCCTGCTGACCAGCTTCAGCGCCCATGCCGCGACCAATCCGCAGGTCAGGATAAAAACCAATGTCGGCGAAATGCTGATCGAACTCTACCCGCAAAAGGCGCCGAAAACAGTCGCGAACTTCCTCAACTATGTTCAGGACGGCTTCTACAACGGTACTGTTTTCCATCGCGTCATCAATGATTTCATGATTCAGGGTGGCGGCTTCACCCCCGCGCTGGAGCAGAAGCAAACCCAGCCGCCAATCGACAACGAAGCCAGTAACGGCCTCAAGAACGAGCCAGGCACGCTGGCCATGGCGCGCGGCTACGAGCCCAATTCCGCCAACGCGCAGTTTTTCATCAATCTCAACAACAACCTGCACCTCAATCACTACAAGCCCGAGCCCGACTATTATGGCTATTGCGTATTCGGCAAGGTCGTCAAGGGCCTGGATGTGGCGAAAAAGATCGGCGCCATGCCGACCACCGCCAGCGGTCCTTTCAAGGAAGAAGTGCCGGTAGAAAAGATTGTGATCGAGGAAATCAGCCCCATTTTCCCGGCAGAAACGAAGCAGGCTGAAACACCGCCGGCCGTGACGAAAAAACCCACCAAGAAACCCCTCTCCAGAAAAAAGGACGTAAAACATGGTTAA